From Psychrobacillus sp. FSL K6-2836, a single genomic window includes:
- a CDS encoding ABC transporter ATP-binding protein has product MTLSINQVTKRYQDFVAVNSLSFAIEKGEIFGLIGQNGAGKTTTFRMILDLQETTEGSITWNGQHINSINRDILGYLPEERGIFPAMTVEDQLYFFGELRGKHRKELKKEVDYWINRFELDDKRKAKAETLSKGNQQKVQLIASFIHQPEFLILDEPFSGLDPVNMDLLKQAILDLKRKGTTILFSSHQMDNVEELCDHLCLLKRGVSLFSGSLLDLKKQYGKTKLTIRTEIPKEVLAGLHGVRDIQVGKDHYTLTLEDESHAQSIFDYVSNGKYIEKFSLDYLSLEEIFKDKVGGTHV; this is encoded by the coding sequence ATGACGTTATCAATCAACCAAGTAACTAAGAGATATCAAGACTTCGTCGCTGTTAATAGTCTATCCTTTGCAATTGAAAAAGGAGAAATATTTGGATTGATCGGGCAAAATGGTGCTGGTAAAACAACGACATTTCGCATGATTTTAGACTTACAGGAAACGACTGAAGGAAGTATTACGTGGAATGGGCAGCATATAAATTCGATTAATAGGGATATTCTAGGTTACTTACCTGAGGAGCGCGGCATCTTTCCAGCTATGACAGTGGAAGATCAACTATACTTCTTCGGAGAGCTAAGAGGTAAACATAGAAAAGAACTAAAAAAAGAAGTAGATTATTGGATTAATCGTTTTGAATTAGATGATAAGCGAAAGGCTAAAGCGGAAACTTTATCTAAAGGAAACCAACAAAAGGTCCAATTAATCGCTAGCTTTATACATCAACCAGAGTTTCTAATATTAGATGAGCCTTTCAGTGGATTGGATCCTGTAAATATGGATCTACTAAAGCAAGCAATTCTAGACTTAAAGCGTAAGGGGACGACTATATTATTTTCTAGTCACCAAATGGATAATGTGGAAGAGCTTTGTGACCATTTATGCTTACTGAAACGGGGTGTGTCTTTGTTTTCGGGAAGTTTATTGGATTTAAAGAAACAATACGGAAAAACAAAACTAACGATACGGACAGAAATTCCAAAAGAAGTTCTAGCAGGATTACATGGTGTAAGAGATATTCAAGTAGGCAAAGATCATTATACATTAACGCTTGAGGATGAATCGCATGCGCAGTCTATCTTTGACTATGTCTCTAATGGGAAATATATAGAGAAGTTCAGTTTGGATTATTTATCATTAGAGGAAATTTTCAAGGATAAGGTAGGTGGTACGCATGTCTAA
- a CDS encoding DNA-3-methyladenine glycosylase family protein yields the protein MFWEEIDDKILLHTPNGFSFSKNLQYLARSTNECLFHIRDNKIRKAISLGSCTTLIEISNSEDQILTIEFLNLTRPESKSSREEVIAYIIEWFDLKVDLQPFYILASADPILSQASKQFNGLRIMGIPDLFEAMTWGILGQQINLTYAYTLKRRLVETYGHSIHFEGHDYWLFPTPDAIANLTVQDLIGLKMTVKKCEYLIEVANLIYKGVLTKEMLLVENDVKKAEKVLTQIRGIGPWTANYVLMRCLRFPSAFPIDDVGLHNAIKQVNGSQTKPSKSEIMQLAQHWSGWEAYATFYLWRLLY from the coding sequence TTGTTTTGGGAGGAAATAGACGACAAAATACTATTACATACTCCGAATGGATTTAGCTTTTCTAAGAATCTTCAATATCTCGCCAGATCAACTAATGAATGCTTATTTCATATTCGAGACAATAAAATTCGAAAAGCGATATCACTAGGTTCCTGCACCACATTAATAGAAATAAGCAACTCGGAAGATCAAATTCTAACAATCGAATTTTTAAATCTCACACGACCTGAAAGTAAAAGCAGTCGCGAAGAGGTGATAGCTTATATAATTGAATGGTTTGATCTAAAAGTGGATTTGCAGCCATTTTATATTTTGGCTTCTGCTGACCCTATATTGTCGCAGGCATCAAAACAATTTAATGGGCTACGTATTATGGGCATTCCTGATTTATTTGAAGCGATGACATGGGGTATACTCGGTCAGCAGATCAACCTAACTTATGCCTATACATTAAAGCGTCGTTTAGTGGAAACTTATGGTCATTCTATTCATTTTGAAGGGCACGACTATTGGTTATTTCCAACACCTGATGCTATTGCAAATCTGACTGTACAGGATTTAATTGGATTAAAAATGACCGTAAAAAAATGTGAGTATTTAATAGAAGTGGCCAATTTAATCTATAAAGGTGTACTGACAAAAGAAATGCTTCTTGTAGAAAATGATGTAAAAAAAGCTGAAAAGGTTCTTACTCAAATTCGTGGGATAGGACCGTGGACCGCTAATTACGTATTAATGCGCTGCTTAAGATTTCCTTCCGCTTTTCCTATTGATGATGTTGGACTACATAATGCTATTAAACAGGTAAATGGATCACAAACCAAGCCCTCTAAGAGCGAAATTATGCAGTTGGCTCAGCACTGGTCCGGTTGGGAAGCATATGCAACGTTTTATTTATGGAGATTGCTTTACTGA
- a CDS encoding TetR/AcrR family transcriptional regulator: MGKKQLIMEKALELFAQQGFELTSVQQITEHCGISKGAFYLSFKSKDELILALIDQFMSQMISDTDYQVTTTQNDEKTLYEFYFTMFQSTQKHSNFAKILMKEQSQSFNKELVIKFHYYDRLLEKTILTLMERLFGEKIENTKHDLVYCIKGFISIYSELILFNNVPVDLDQLAQSLVEKTNLLATHATIPFITEEIFQLKRLTHTEVTTDQLLEILEQNLKEVEEPLEKESLTLLKHHILEPSLSPAVVEGLLKNIQSYPSCKWVAFLLRNYFKLEYNEGK; encoded by the coding sequence ATGGGTAAAAAACAATTAATAATGGAAAAAGCATTAGAGCTTTTTGCACAACAAGGATTTGAACTTACTTCTGTTCAACAAATCACAGAACACTGTGGGATTTCTAAAGGTGCTTTCTATTTGTCTTTCAAATCAAAAGATGAATTGATATTAGCATTAATCGACCAATTTATGAGTCAAATGATTTCAGATACTGACTATCAGGTCACAACGACCCAAAATGATGAGAAAACATTATATGAATTTTACTTTACCATGTTCCAATCCACTCAAAAGCATTCCAATTTTGCTAAGATTTTGATGAAAGAACAGTCCCAATCATTTAATAAGGAGCTCGTTATAAAATTTCATTATTATGATCGATTACTAGAAAAAACTATCCTTACTTTGATGGAAAGGTTATTTGGGGAAAAGATCGAAAACACAAAACATGATTTAGTATATTGTATTAAAGGTTTCATCAGTATTTATTCGGAATTAATTCTATTCAATAATGTCCCAGTAGATTTGGATCAGCTCGCGCAATCATTAGTAGAAAAAACAAACCTGCTTGCGACACACGCTACAATTCCATTTATCACCGAAGAAATTTTCCAGTTAAAACGGTTGACTCATACGGAAGTAACGACTGATCAACTGCTTGAAATCTTAGAGCAGAATTTAAAAGAAGTAGAGGAGCCACTTGAAAAAGAATCGCTTACTTTGTTAAAGCATCATATACTAGAACCCTCTCTAAGCCCTGCTGTAGTAGAAGGTCTTTTAAAAAATATTCAAAGCTATCCTAGTTGCAAATGGGTTGCATTCTTACTTCGGAATTACTTCAAACTTGAATATAATGAGGGAAAATAA
- a CDS encoding PadR family transcriptional regulator, whose product MNIQFKKGVLNLCVLVLLDKQDRYGYELVQKISDQISISEGSVYPLLRRLTKEGYFTTYLQESTEGPPRKYYKLTDLGRSYLHEQLKEWESFTTGVNNLIEEGVKND is encoded by the coding sequence ATGAATATTCAATTTAAAAAAGGAGTTTTAAATTTATGTGTGCTTGTTTTATTGGATAAACAGGACCGATACGGGTATGAGCTAGTCCAAAAAATATCCGATCAGATCTCGATTTCAGAAGGATCCGTATACCCATTATTGAGGCGGTTGACGAAGGAAGGCTATTTTACTACCTATTTACAGGAGTCCACAGAAGGTCCCCCTCGTAAATACTACAAGCTAACTGATTTGGGTCGCTCCTACTTACATGAACAGCTAAAAGAATGGGAAAGCTTTACAACTGGCGTAAATAATCTAATTGAAGAGGGTGTAAAAAATGACTGA
- a CDS encoding GNAT family N-acetyltransferase, with amino-acid sequence MEIRRIDEAYPMDLLLLADPSEKLIKQYLERGKCYIGEEDGEIVGVFVLLSTRPETVELINIAIVEQHQGKGFGKALVIDAINKAKEQGYKVIEVGTGNSSIDQLALYQKCGFRIIGVDIDFFTFHYEEEIIENGIPCVDMIRLAQLL; translated from the coding sequence GTGGAAATACGTAGAATAGATGAAGCATACCCAATGGATCTATTGTTACTGGCAGATCCTTCTGAAAAGCTTATAAAGCAATACCTAGAACGGGGGAAATGCTATATCGGCGAAGAAGACGGAGAAATAGTGGGCGTATTTGTATTACTTTCAACTAGACCCGAAACCGTAGAACTCATTAATATTGCGATAGTGGAGCAGCATCAAGGTAAGGGCTTTGGAAAAGCACTCGTAATAGATGCTATTAATAAGGCAAAGGAACAGGGGTATAAAGTAATTGAAGTTGGAACCGGCAATTCGAGTATTGATCAGCTAGCCCTCTATCAAAAATGTGGTTTTCGAATTATCGGAGTGGACATTGATTTCTTCACTTTCCACTATGAAGAGGAAATTATTGAAAATGGCATCCCGTGTGTGGATATGATTCGACTAGCGCAATTATTATAA
- a CDS encoding stalk domain-containing protein, giving the protein MKKIYGAIVMILMLGLIGSQGVYAQSGDAKVEATNFVKASGVITKVEEKEDTVTITVETADKEQQITFYNVTSETLVYNSGSTKKMEHSAFQKGQQIDAYYDKDKPMLMIYPPQISPELVIVHDDKVFGSVKVGKFDEELRSLDNELNLNVDNETILENAEGEKIERQDLSGEELIVFYTMATKSIPAQTTPSKIVAISSGEVEDASNFMKFEGVITEITNDNNQLALTVVTEEDEPITTIFTLDKNVLFFNGTKAVPVKKESFKKGQKIEAYYDKNKPMILIYPARITPEILVVHDKEKFDFVKVAKFDQNLISLDRELQLNISKETDIRNEKGEAITQEDLEGKELIIFYNRATKSIPAQTAPTKIVAVNYLSPELKQIINDDHFIQNGIKMIPIRKVAEQLGYEVENNANSAQKKVTLTKGNSSIQLIRDTKSYSYNKSLRLFLEQPVLKNKKTYVSEEILDILQ; this is encoded by the coding sequence ATGAAGAAAATTTATGGAGCTATCGTAATGATTTTAATGTTAGGGCTTATAGGGAGCCAAGGAGTGTATGCACAAAGTGGGGATGCAAAAGTAGAAGCAACTAACTTTGTTAAAGCATCTGGAGTTATAACTAAAGTGGAGGAAAAAGAGGACACTGTCACAATAACTGTAGAAACAGCTGACAAAGAGCAGCAGATAACTTTTTACAACGTAACGAGCGAAACGCTTGTATACAATAGTGGATCAACGAAAAAAATGGAGCATTCAGCATTCCAAAAAGGCCAGCAAATAGATGCCTACTATGACAAAGATAAACCGATGCTCATGATATATCCACCGCAAATTTCACCTGAATTAGTGATTGTACATGATGATAAAGTATTCGGTTCCGTTAAAGTAGGGAAATTTGACGAAGAACTACGTAGTTTAGATAATGAATTGAACTTGAATGTGGATAATGAAACTATTTTAGAAAATGCTGAAGGAGAAAAAATAGAACGACAAGACTTAAGTGGAGAAGAGCTTATTGTATTCTATACGATGGCTACAAAAAGCATTCCAGCTCAAACTACTCCAAGTAAAATAGTAGCAATCTCTTCTGGGGAAGTAGAGGACGCTTCAAATTTCATGAAATTTGAAGGAGTTATAACAGAAATAACAAACGATAATAATCAGCTAGCACTAACAGTAGTCACAGAAGAGGATGAACCAATCACGACTATCTTCACACTAGATAAAAATGTCCTGTTCTTCAATGGGACAAAGGCAGTGCCAGTTAAAAAAGAATCCTTTAAAAAAGGCCAAAAAATAGAAGCTTACTACGATAAAAATAAGCCAATGATTTTGATTTATCCAGCAAGAATAACTCCAGAAATTCTCGTAGTTCATGATAAAGAAAAATTCGATTTTGTGAAAGTGGCAAAGTTTGACCAAAACTTGATTAGTTTAGATCGAGAGCTTCAATTGAACATTTCCAAAGAGACTGACATACGTAATGAAAAAGGAGAAGCAATAACTCAGGAGGATTTAGAGGGAAAAGAGCTAATCATATTTTATAATAGAGCTACAAAAAGTATTCCAGCTCAAACAGCTCCAACAAAGATTGTTGCTGTAAATTACCTTTCACCTGAACTGAAACAAATTATAAATGATGATCATTTTATACAAAATGGGATAAAAATGATTCCGATACGTAAAGTAGCCGAACAACTTGGATATGAAGTGGAAAATAACGCAAACTCAGCGCAAAAGAAAGTAACTCTTACAAAAGGGAACAGTTCTATCCAACTTATTCGTGATACGAAATCTTACAGCTACAATAAAAGCCTGCGGTTATTTTTAGAACAACCAGTGTTAAAAAATAAGAAAACATATGTATCAGAAGAAATCTTGGATATTTTGCAATAA
- a CDS encoding efflux RND transporter permease subunit, translating into MKGLVNFVLHNKLAVWLLTIIITVSGIYSGTRMNMETIPDISIPYLMVMDVYPGATPEQVMEDVSMPLEKVVENLEGVKSVYSNSNSNMASIQVEYEYGEDMDEANRALKSALESVKLPEGAQEPIVTALSMNMMPVVALSVSSTTEDIVELTSTVSDLLVPKIEKIDGVASATIAGQHIEEVQLTYNDEKMAELGITEDSVKQMIQASDLAVSLGLYEFEEGEEAVSVDGKFMTSEELKEMLIPVTPSATNPSPFVKLSDIASIEEVGRVQSVSRTNGEDAIAIQIVKGQQANTVDVVNSVKELIEEEQKNIDGLVIDISLDQGEPIEKSVITMIEKALFGGLIAVLIILLFLRDFKSTVISIVSIPVSIFMALLLLNWMDITLNIMTLGAITVAIGRVIDDSIVVVENIYRRLHLKDEKLSGRALVREATIEMFKPIMSSTLVTVAVFAPLLFVGGMVGELFMPFALTMTFALGASLIVAITIVPALSHFLFKKKLYGEKKESNHKEVGKLANGYKRVLEWTLNHKVITSIVSIVLLVGSLALTPLIGFSFMGSEEEKVMYLTYTPEAGELKDDTLANVAVVEEELLKRDDIDILQVSVTDSDSADPAAAMMGGGAGGALMYLIFDPEMENFPEVREEIEEYAFNIGQTGEWKSQNFSAMSMSSNEVSYTFYSEDLDKLSEAVKMVEDVMNENDGLEEVTSSAEDAYVEYTFKVEQDELLQYGLTTGQIVMMLSPTATQDVLTTVEKDGNTLDVIVQQEKAEQPKSVDDILATEVPTALGTTMPLSELVTVEEGTTLNTLARSKGEYYATVSGTILGDDISVATSEVDEAIDKLDLPKGVTVGVAGVAADMTETFTQLGIAMLAAIAIVYFILVVTFREGVAPFAILFSLPFAVIGSFVGLLIAGETISVSVMMGMLMLIGIVVTNAIVLVDRVIHMERDGMSMREAILEAGATRLRPILMTAIATIGALIPLAIGSGGGGGLISKGLGITVIGGLISSTLLTLIVVPIVYEILSKLFKKNRKEVEEN; encoded by the coding sequence GTGAAAGGTTTAGTTAATTTTGTCCTGCACAATAAATTAGCAGTATGGCTACTTACAATTATTATCACAGTATCCGGTATTTATTCAGGAACACGTATGAACATGGAAACAATTCCAGATATTTCAATCCCGTATTTAATGGTAATGGATGTCTATCCTGGTGCAACACCTGAGCAGGTAATGGAAGATGTATCCATGCCTTTGGAAAAAGTAGTAGAAAACCTTGAGGGTGTAAAATCCGTTTATTCTAATTCCAATTCGAATATGGCAAGTATTCAAGTGGAATATGAATATGGTGAGGATATGGACGAAGCAAATCGTGCATTAAAGTCAGCATTAGAGTCGGTAAAATTACCTGAAGGAGCACAGGAACCAATTGTCACTGCTCTTAGCATGAATATGATGCCTGTTGTGGCATTAAGTGTTAGTAGTACGACAGAAGACATTGTGGAGTTAACTTCTACAGTTTCAGATCTATTAGTTCCTAAAATTGAGAAAATTGATGGTGTGGCTTCTGCAACTATTGCAGGTCAGCATATAGAGGAAGTTCAGCTTACTTATAACGATGAAAAAATGGCTGAGCTAGGCATAACAGAAGATAGTGTAAAACAAATGATTCAAGCAAGTGACTTAGCTGTATCATTGGGTCTTTATGAATTTGAAGAAGGTGAAGAAGCTGTTTCAGTAGATGGCAAGTTCATGACTTCAGAAGAATTAAAAGAAATGCTAATTCCAGTAACACCATCTGCAACGAATCCATCACCATTTGTGAAACTTAGCGATATCGCTTCAATAGAGGAAGTAGGTAGAGTCCAATCTGTTTCACGCACAAACGGCGAGGATGCTATTGCAATTCAAATTGTTAAAGGACAACAAGCTAATACAGTTGACGTTGTAAATAGTGTGAAAGAACTGATTGAAGAGGAACAGAAAAATATTGATGGTCTTGTTATTGATATATCTCTTGACCAAGGTGAACCAATTGAAAAATCGGTTATTACGATGATTGAAAAAGCCTTATTTGGTGGTTTGATTGCAGTATTAATCATATTACTTTTCTTACGTGATTTTAAATCAACGGTAATTTCAATTGTATCTATTCCAGTATCTATTTTCATGGCGTTACTATTATTAAACTGGATGGATATTACATTGAATATTATGACTCTCGGGGCTATTACAGTTGCGATAGGACGGGTAATAGATGACTCCATTGTAGTAGTGGAAAATATTTATCGTCGTCTTCATTTAAAAGACGAAAAATTATCAGGTCGTGCGCTTGTACGTGAAGCAACTATTGAAATGTTCAAACCTATTATGTCATCAACACTAGTTACGGTTGCAGTATTTGCGCCATTACTATTTGTTGGTGGTATGGTCGGAGAATTGTTTATGCCATTCGCATTAACAATGACGTTTGCACTTGGGGCATCGTTGATCGTGGCTATTACAATTGTTCCGGCATTGTCTCACTTCTTATTTAAAAAGAAATTATATGGTGAAAAGAAAGAAAGTAATCATAAAGAAGTAGGTAAACTGGCTAATGGCTATAAGCGTGTATTGGAATGGACGCTTAACCATAAAGTCATTACATCTATCGTTTCTATTGTATTATTAGTTGGTAGTTTAGCTTTGACTCCATTAATCGGCTTTAGCTTCATGGGAAGTGAAGAAGAAAAAGTTATGTATTTAACGTATACACCGGAGGCTGGTGAGTTAAAGGATGATACGTTAGCTAATGTTGCAGTAGTAGAAGAAGAGTTATTAAAAAGGGACGATATTGATATTCTTCAAGTGTCAGTGACGGATAGCGATAGTGCTGATCCAGCAGCTGCGATGATGGGTGGCGGAGCAGGTGGTGCATTAATGTACCTAATCTTCGATCCAGAAATGGAAAACTTCCCAGAGGTACGTGAAGAAATCGAAGAGTATGCATTTAATATTGGTCAAACGGGCGAGTGGAAGAGCCAAAACTTCTCCGCTATGTCGATGTCATCAAATGAAGTTAGCTACACATTCTACAGTGAAGATTTAGATAAACTAAGTGAAGCTGTAAAAATGGTAGAAGATGTAATGAATGAAAATGATGGCTTAGAAGAAGTTACTTCTAGTGCTGAGGATGCATATGTAGAATATACATTCAAAGTAGAACAAGATGAATTGCTTCAGTATGGTTTAACAACTGGTCAGATCGTTATGATGTTAAGTCCTACAGCTACACAGGATGTACTCACGACTGTTGAAAAAGATGGCAATACGCTAGATGTGATTGTTCAGCAAGAAAAAGCAGAGCAACCGAAATCTGTAGATGATATTTTAGCTACAGAAGTACCTACAGCATTGGGTACGACAATGCCTCTTTCTGAGTTGGTAACAGTAGAAGAAGGAACAACACTTAATACTCTTGCACGTAGTAAAGGGGAGTATTATGCAACTGTTTCTGGAACAATCCTTGGAGATGATATTTCAGTCGCAACATCTGAAGTAGATGAAGCAATTGATAAATTAGACTTGCCTAAAGGAGTGACTGTCGGTGTAGCTGGTGTAGCTGCTGATATGACTGAAACATTTACACAGCTTGGAATAGCAATGCTTGCGGCTATTGCAATCGTGTACTTTATCTTAGTTGTAACATTCCGTGAGGGTGTAGCACCTTTTGCTATATTGTTCTCATTACCATTTGCAGTAATTGGTTCATTCGTTGGTTTATTAATCGCAGGAGAAACTATTTCTGTATCGGTTATGATGGGTATGCTCATGTTAATCGGTATCGTAGTCACAAATGCGATTGTACTTGTGGATCGAGTTATTCATATGGAACGTGATGGCATGAGTATGCGTGAAGCTATTCTAGAAGCCGGAGCAACTCGTCTCCGTCCTATTCTAATGACAGCAATTGCAACGATTGGTGCATTGATACCATTAGCTATTGGTTCAGGTGGCGGTGGCGGTTTAATCTCGAAAGGTCTTGGTATTACAGTAATCGGTGGTTTGATAAGTTCAACGTTATTAACGTTAATTGTTGTGCCAATCGTTTATGAAATACTATCGAAATTATTCAAGAAAAACCGTAAGGAAGTAGAAGAAAACTAA
- a CDS encoding GNAT family N-acetyltransferase, with translation MNFQRYENVEAFANRVTPFLEENEDRFSLFLGVLERIKAGAYENPYMAIIEENGQLLAIFQMTPPHPLNIIFVDEHQISTCTDLCITELINHSVPVESIISVKEWAFQFAQKWQEKTGGKYSMMMDQGLYRLDQVEQSLELSPGTWRYATANDALLLEKWYSQFEQDTGLPKTAPVEVKKRVKTMLDGKEVFLWEDQGEVVSMMKKARPTTNGITVSLVFTPAEKRRKGYGRSMVAAVSKELLKEFKFCVLYTDMMNPTSNKIYQEIGYQKLVDSVHLKLETK, from the coding sequence ATGAATTTTCAGCGTTATGAAAATGTAGAGGCATTCGCAAACCGAGTAACCCCATTTTTGGAAGAAAATGAAGATAGATTTAGCCTATTTCTTGGAGTTCTAGAAAGAATAAAAGCTGGTGCATACGAAAATCCTTACATGGCAATTATAGAAGAAAACGGTCAATTACTAGCAATCTTTCAAATGACTCCACCACATCCTTTAAATATAATATTTGTTGATGAACATCAAATATCAACTTGTACTGATTTATGTATAACTGAATTAATCAATCATTCCGTACCGGTAGAATCAATTATCAGTGTAAAGGAATGGGCTTTTCAGTTTGCACAAAAGTGGCAAGAAAAAACGGGTGGGAAATACTCTATGATGATGGATCAAGGGCTCTATAGACTTGACCAAGTAGAGCAATCACTAGAATTGAGCCCCGGCACATGGCGGTATGCCACAGCTAACGATGCACTGCTTTTAGAGAAATGGTACAGTCAGTTTGAACAAGATACTGGGCTACCAAAAACAGCTCCAGTAGAAGTAAAAAAACGTGTGAAAACTATGTTAGATGGAAAGGAAGTCTTCTTATGGGAAGACCAAGGGGAAGTTGTATCCATGATGAAAAAGGCAAGACCAACAACAAATGGTATTACAGTTTCTCTTGTTTTTACACCGGCAGAAAAAAGAAGAAAAGGGTATGGGCGGTCGATGGTAGCCGCTGTTAGTAAAGAGTTATTGAAGGAATTTAAGTTTTGTGTGCTATACACAGATATGATGAACCCCACATCGAACAAAATCTATCAGGAAATAGGTTATCAGAAGCTCGTAGATTCTGTTCATTTGAAATTGGAAACAAAATAG
- a CDS encoding DUF4097 family beta strand repeat-containing protein — MTEQQFLNELELALTRLPVEERNDILSDIKEYFSNGREDGKSDSEIAASLGSPKEIAEELSENQVQIPEKITSSNEIIKVPHSNFSNVMMDIDFGSLYVVPSETEETTIELIGEHDKLELTTDIVNDTLSIRLKTKKFKLFSFLFLIKELRVNVALPKKVYTTIIMKTDNGRIRAEKILGKNIKATSDNGSIGLKEFAANILEVETDNGRIEIEKMQADKFTAQTDNGRIELRNIDAEQVHTETDNGRIIMQYVNGNIIGKTDNGRIELLTTSLDRMIELETDNGSILVETENDPTDVSIHTKVDFGKISVFGEKNSRTIFGNGTNKVRLSSDNGKITVEKKSGTMVYK; from the coding sequence ATGACTGAACAACAATTTTTAAATGAATTAGAACTTGCTTTAACGAGGCTTCCAGTTGAGGAGAGAAATGATATTCTTTCTGACATTAAAGAGTATTTCTCAAATGGGCGAGAAGATGGAAAATCAGATAGTGAAATTGCAGCCTCCTTAGGGTCACCTAAAGAAATTGCGGAGGAGCTTTCCGAGAACCAAGTTCAAATTCCAGAGAAAATTACCTCAAGCAACGAAATCATTAAAGTCCCTCACTCGAATTTTTCGAATGTAATGATGGATATCGACTTTGGCTCTTTATACGTAGTCCCTTCGGAAACAGAAGAAACTACTATTGAGTTAATAGGAGAGCATGATAAATTAGAATTGACTACAGATATAGTAAACGACACATTATCGATTCGATTAAAAACCAAAAAGTTTAAATTATTTAGCTTCCTATTTTTGATAAAAGAGCTGAGAGTAAACGTTGCTCTGCCTAAAAAGGTCTATACAACAATTATTATGAAAACAGATAATGGACGAATTCGAGCAGAAAAAATACTCGGGAAAAATATTAAAGCAACATCAGATAACGGGAGTATCGGATTAAAAGAATTTGCTGCGAACATTCTTGAGGTAGAAACAGATAATGGGCGTATTGAAATAGAGAAAATGCAAGCAGATAAGTTCACTGCCCAAACAGACAACGGTAGAATTGAACTACGAAATATTGATGCCGAGCAAGTTCATACGGAGACCGATAACGGAAGAATTATAATGCAATACGTAAACGGGAATATTATAGGAAAAACCGATAACGGTAGAATCGAGCTACTAACTACTAGCTTGGATCGAATGATTGAACTGGAGACAGACAACGGAAGTATTTTAGTAGAAACAGAAAACGACCCAACGGACGTATCCATTCATACAAAAGTAGATTTTGGCAAAATAAGCGTGTTCGGTGAAAAGAATTCTCGCACTATATTTGGCAATGGAACAAACAAAGTCCGTCTTTCTTCAGATAACGGGAAAATAACAGTAGAAAAGAAAAGCGGAACGATGGTTTATAAATAA
- the aroD gene encoding type I 3-dehydroquinate dehydratase — MKVVSIRDIHIGKGIPKVIVPIMGKTLEELLLEIKTIKQINLDIVEWRADLLGDIEDLTKVKQTLSIIREELYPIPLLFTFRTHREGGNKIIEDSYYETLLVEMMKTKEIDLIDVELFSPNVNEIMESAKENDVKIIMSNHDFEKTPEKEEIVWRLREMQELGAHIVKIAVMPSNPSDVLTLLDATHTMHSLFADRPIITMSMASTGVISRLAGEVFGSAATFGAGVASSAPGQIPASNLKHILELLHTN; from the coding sequence ATGAAAGTTGTTTCAATTAGAGATATTCATATAGGAAAAGGTATACCAAAAGTCATTGTTCCGATAATGGGGAAAACTCTAGAAGAGCTCCTTTTGGAAATAAAAACAATTAAACAAATAAATTTAGATATTGTCGAATGGCGTGCAGATTTGTTAGGGGATATTGAAGATTTAACTAAAGTAAAACAAACACTTTCTATCATTCGGGAAGAGCTATACCCTATCCCGCTGTTATTCACTTTTAGAACACATCGTGAGGGCGGCAATAAAATCATCGAGGATTCATACTACGAAACACTTCTTGTGGAAATGATGAAAACGAAGGAAATAGATTTAATAGATGTAGAGTTGTTTTCACCTAACGTGAATGAAATTATGGAAAGTGCAAAAGAAAATGACGTTAAGATTATTATGTCTAATCATGACTTTGAGAAGACTCCGGAAAAGGAAGAAATCGTGTGGAGACTCAGAGAGATGCAGGAGTTGGGTGCGCATATAGTCAAAATTGCCGTAATGCCTAGCAACCCATCAGATGTTTTGACACTACTAGATGCGACACATACGATGCACTCATTATTTGCAGACCGCCCAATTATCACCATGTCCATGGCTTCTACCGGGGTAATAAGTCGATTAGCAGGTGAGGTCTTCGGTTCTGCAGCAACATTCGGTGCTGGTGTAGCATCATCTGCACCTGGTCAAATTCCAGCCAGTAACCTTAAACATATTTTAGAATTACTACATACCAATTAG